Proteins co-encoded in one Actinoallomurus bryophytorum genomic window:
- the glmS gene encoding glutamine--fructose-6-phosphate transaminase (isomerizing) → MCGIVAYTGHRDAVPILTEGLARLEYRGYDSAGLAVAGRSGDLRVRKKEGRVAAMAASLPARFKGGTGIGHTRWATHGEPSDENAHPHVAGTVAVVHNGIIENADELRAKLAADGVEFASETDSEVIPHLIARSSADELEDAVREALSQIVGTYGIAVVDARHPGVLVVARNGSPVVLGIGEKEMFAASDVAALVRYTRQVVHLDDGELASIRPDGFRTFTLDAQVTLKEPSVIETEDAAYDAEGYTHFMRKEIHEQPAAVERALRGRLDARFHTAHLGGLDLDPREARAIRRVKILGCGSAYYAGQVGAQLIEELARIPADAEPASEFRYRNPVVEADTLYVAVSQSGETYDTLAAVQELRRKGGRVLGVVNAVGSAIARECDGGIYLHAGPEIAVASTKAYTSTAVVFALLALHLGRIHDLSPADGRRITEGLRALPAQIGEILEQEDRIAALAGDLAKYHSMLFVGRVRGWPVAREGAQKLKEVSYVHAEAYPASELKHGPLALVSPALPTVAIVPDDELLDKNRSTLGEIRARHGRVVTIGHGVAGEDAIAVPKNEPELDPILLTIPLQLLAYHAAVALGHDVDKPRNLAKSVTVD, encoded by the coding sequence ATGTGCGGAATCGTGGCCTACACCGGGCACAGGGACGCCGTCCCGATCCTGACCGAGGGGCTGGCACGCCTGGAGTACCGCGGGTACGACTCGGCCGGCCTCGCCGTCGCCGGGCGCTCCGGTGACCTGCGGGTGCGCAAGAAGGAGGGGCGCGTCGCCGCGATGGCGGCGAGCCTGCCCGCGCGCTTCAAGGGCGGCACGGGGATCGGCCACACCCGCTGGGCGACGCACGGCGAGCCGAGCGACGAGAACGCGCACCCGCACGTCGCCGGCACCGTCGCGGTCGTGCACAACGGCATCATCGAGAACGCCGACGAGCTGCGCGCCAAGCTGGCGGCCGACGGCGTGGAGTTCGCGTCCGAGACCGACAGCGAGGTCATCCCCCACCTGATCGCGCGGTCGAGCGCGGACGAGCTGGAGGACGCCGTACGCGAGGCGCTGTCACAGATCGTCGGCACGTACGGCATCGCCGTGGTGGACGCGCGCCACCCCGGCGTGCTCGTCGTCGCCCGCAACGGCAGCCCGGTCGTGCTGGGCATCGGGGAGAAGGAGATGTTCGCGGCCTCCGACGTCGCCGCGCTGGTCCGCTACACGCGCCAGGTGGTGCACCTGGACGACGGCGAGCTCGCCTCGATCCGGCCCGACGGGTTCCGCACGTTCACCCTGGACGCCCAGGTCACGCTCAAGGAGCCCTCGGTCATCGAGACCGAGGACGCGGCCTATGACGCCGAGGGCTACACGCACTTCATGCGCAAGGAGATCCACGAGCAGCCCGCCGCGGTCGAGCGTGCGCTGCGGGGACGGCTCGACGCCCGGTTCCACACGGCCCACCTGGGCGGGCTGGACCTGGACCCCCGCGAGGCACGTGCCATACGCCGGGTGAAGATCCTCGGTTGCGGCTCGGCGTACTACGCGGGCCAGGTGGGCGCGCAGCTCATCGAGGAGCTGGCCCGGATCCCGGCGGACGCCGAGCCCGCGTCGGAGTTCCGCTACCGCAACCCGGTCGTCGAGGCGGACACGCTCTACGTCGCGGTCAGCCAGTCCGGCGAGACCTACGACACGCTCGCCGCGGTGCAGGAGCTGCGGCGCAAGGGCGGCCGGGTCCTCGGCGTGGTCAACGCCGTCGGCAGCGCGATCGCCCGCGAGTGCGACGGCGGGATCTACCTGCACGCCGGTCCGGAGATCGCGGTCGCCTCGACCAAGGCGTACACGTCGACGGCGGTGGTGTTCGCGCTGCTCGCGCTGCACCTGGGCCGGATCCATGACCTGTCCCCCGCCGACGGCCGGCGGATCACCGAGGGGCTGCGGGCGCTGCCCGCGCAGATCGGGGAGATCCTGGAGCAGGAGGACCGGATCGCCGCACTGGCCGGGGACCTGGCGAAGTATCACAGCATGCTGTTCGTGGGGCGGGTCCGCGGCTGGCCGGTCGCACGCGAGGGGGCGCAGAAGCTCAAGGAGGTCTCCTACGTCCACGCGGAGGCGTATCCCGCGAGCGAGCTCAAGCACGGCCCGCTGGCTCTCGTCAGTCCCGCGCTTCCGACGGTCGCGATCGTCCCGGACGACGAACTCCTGGACAAGAACCGCTCGACGCTCGGGGAGATCAGGGCCCGGCACGGCCGGGTGGTGACCATCGGCCACGGTGTGGCGGGCGAGGACGCGATCGCGGTGCCGAAGAACGAACCCGAGCTCGACCCGATCCTGTTGACGATCCCGCTGCAGCTACTCGCCTATCACGCGGCGGTGGCGCTGGGCCATGACGTGGACAAGCCACGCAACCTGGCCAAGAGCGTGACCGTCGACTGA
- a CDS encoding SDR family NAD(P)-dependent oxidoreductase: MTARFTGKVALVTGGGSGIGQATALAFAREGAAVVVSGRGAEPLARTVKLIEEEGGTASAVTADVSRSEDVARLVATTVERHGGLHIAFNNAAVLHGGPVTGIDEASWDAMVGTNLTGVWLSLRHELAHMRANGGGVIVNTASIGVTAVPGIGAYGATKAGVVALSKAAAREAIAEGVRINVVSPGPIATAMSMRPGESEADVAARVGERIPAGRIGATEEVAAAVLWLASPESAFVVGHELTVDGGATA; this comes from the coding sequence ATGACCGCACGTTTCACCGGAAAGGTCGCGCTCGTGACCGGCGGCGGCTCCGGCATCGGCCAGGCCACCGCGCTGGCGTTCGCCCGTGAGGGCGCCGCCGTCGTGGTGTCCGGGCGCGGCGCCGAACCGCTGGCACGGACCGTGAAGCTCATCGAGGAGGAGGGCGGGACGGCGAGCGCCGTGACGGCCGACGTGTCACGCTCCGAGGACGTGGCCCGGCTCGTGGCGACGACCGTCGAACGCCACGGTGGCCTGCACATCGCGTTCAACAACGCCGCCGTCCTGCACGGTGGCCCGGTCACCGGCATCGACGAGGCGTCCTGGGACGCGATGGTCGGCACCAACCTGACCGGGGTCTGGCTGTCGCTCAGGCACGAACTCGCGCACATGCGGGCCAACGGCGGCGGCGTGATCGTGAACACCGCCTCCATCGGGGTCACCGCGGTGCCGGGGATCGGCGCGTACGGCGCGACCAAGGCGGGCGTGGTCGCGCTCTCCAAGGCGGCCGCGCGTGAGGCCATCGCCGAGGGCGTACGGATCAACGTGGTCAGCCCCGGGCCGATCGCCACCGCCATGTCGATGCGCCCCGGGGAAAGCGAGGCCGACGTCGCGGCTCGCGTCGGCGAACGCATCCCGGCCGGGCGGATCGGCGCGACCGAGGAGGTCGCGGCGGCGGTCCTGTGGCTGGCCTCGCCCGAGTCGGCGTTCGTCGTCGGTCACGAACTGACCGTCGACGGGGGTGCGACCGCCTGA
- a CDS encoding MFS transporter produces the protein MRPDNRTIGLERATLILLGTVQVTLIASITLITVALPQIQHDLGADPPDLVLVASAYGLSFGGLLLLGGRLADLFGPRRALIAGMTVFGAASAVAAAAPGLGVLLAARLGEGVGAALAAPAAMALVGDVLPDRRRYGRAMAVWGVLSSSGATAGNVLSGVAATWMSWRWLFLLPLAVAIVTVAAARRLVPEGLPRSGGRIDWPGAFLATAGLGALLYGLGHSAWAVAIGLAVLVLFGLVEHHSPVPLTPLPFVRGRALPLIATALTAAAMATAFYLLALYLQQVRGLSPLRTSMVLLLPAPALAAAGVLAGPLIARLGARRVMIAGLVVTAAGLFLLARLGLPYAGLVVFSLGAGTTFAAATVSAMDGVPAEQAGLAGGVLNSAMEIGPPAGLTLLTSLAAAHSRDVPAGYAFALRAAAIAFVLTALTALLRRGTK, from the coding sequence GTGCGCCCTGATAACAGAACGATCGGTCTAGAAAGAGCGACGCTCATCCTGCTCGGCACCGTCCAGGTCACGCTCATCGCGAGCATCACCCTCATCACCGTCGCGCTGCCCCAGATCCAGCACGACCTGGGCGCGGACCCGCCGGACCTGGTGCTCGTCGCCTCCGCGTACGGCCTGTCCTTCGGCGGCCTGCTGCTGCTCGGCGGACGGCTCGCGGACCTGTTCGGCCCCCGCAGAGCGCTCATCGCCGGCATGACCGTGTTCGGCGCCGCCTCGGCCGTCGCGGCGGCGGCCCCGGGGCTCGGCGTGCTGCTCGCGGCGCGCCTCGGCGAGGGCGTCGGCGCGGCGCTGGCGGCGCCGGCCGCGATGGCGCTGGTCGGCGACGTCCTTCCCGACCGCCGCCGGTACGGCCGGGCGATGGCCGTGTGGGGGGTGCTGAGCAGTTCGGGGGCGACGGCCGGGAACGTCCTGTCCGGCGTGGCGGCGACCTGGATGTCGTGGCGATGGCTGTTCCTGCTGCCGCTGGCCGTCGCGATCGTCACCGTCGCCGCGGCACGGCGCCTGGTGCCGGAGGGCCTTCCGCGGTCCGGCGGCCGGATCGACTGGCCGGGCGCGTTCCTCGCGACCGCCGGCCTCGGCGCGCTGCTCTACGGTCTGGGGCACTCCGCCTGGGCGGTCGCCATCGGCCTGGCTGTCCTCGTCCTGTTCGGCCTGGTGGAGCACCACTCCCCCGTCCCGCTGACCCCGCTGCCCTTCGTACGCGGCCGCGCCCTGCCACTGATCGCCACCGCGCTGACCGCGGCGGCCATGGCGACCGCGTTCTACCTGCTCGCCCTCTATCTCCAGCAGGTACGCGGACTGTCGCCGCTGCGGACCTCGATGGTCCTGCTCCTGCCCGCCCCGGCCCTCGCCGCCGCCGGCGTACTCGCCGGGCCGCTCATCGCCCGGCTCGGCGCCCGGCGCGTCATGATCGCCGGGCTGGTGGTCACCGCCGCCGGGCTGTTCCTGCTCGCACGCCTCGGCCTGCCCTACGCCGGGCTGGTCGTCTTCTCGCTGGGGGCCGGGACGACGTTCGCCGCCGCGACGGTCTCCGCCATGGACGGCGTCCCGGCCGAGCAGGCCGGGCTCGCCGGCGGGGTGCTGAACTCCGCCATGGAGATCGGGCCGCCGGCCGGCCTCACTCTGCTGACCTCGCTCGCCGCCGCCCACTCACGCGACGTCCCCGCCGGGTACGCCTTCGCGCTGCGGGCCGCCGCGATCGCCTTCGTCCTCACCGCACTGACCGCGCTGCTTCGGCGCGGCACCAAATGA
- a CDS encoding TetR/AcrR family transcriptional regulator has product MARTKQFDPDAALQRALELFWERGYEATSMADLVEHLGIARASIYATFGGKHDLYLKACERYVQSRDPGVVEMLSQPGPALPAVRALVRAYAEESIGDEHRRGCLVVNSAVELAGRDPRTARLVAASWDTVETALTSALIRARAQGELADGKDPRALARFLLVLLQGIQVLGRTGPDPARLRDAAEQALSLLD; this is encoded by the coding sequence GTGGCACGGACCAAGCAGTTCGATCCCGACGCGGCGCTCCAGCGGGCGCTGGAGCTGTTCTGGGAGCGCGGATACGAGGCGACCTCGATGGCCGACCTCGTCGAGCACCTGGGCATCGCACGCGCGAGCATCTACGCCACCTTCGGCGGCAAGCACGATCTCTACCTCAAGGCCTGCGAGCGCTACGTCCAGAGCCGCGACCCCGGCGTCGTCGAGATGCTGTCGCAGCCGGGCCCGGCCCTGCCCGCGGTACGCGCCCTGGTCCGCGCCTACGCCGAGGAGTCGATCGGCGACGAGCACCGGCGCGGCTGCCTGGTGGTCAACAGCGCGGTCGAGCTGGCCGGGCGCGACCCGCGTACGGCACGCCTGGTCGCGGCGAGCTGGGACACCGTGGAGACCGCGCTGACCTCGGCGCTGATCCGGGCACGCGCCCAGGGCGAGCTTGCGGACGGCAAGGATCCCCGCGCGCTCGCGCGCTTCCTGCTCGTCCTGCTCCAGGGCATCCAGGTGCTCGGCCGCACCGGCCCTGACCCCGCGCGCCTCCGCGACGCGGCCGAGCAGGCCCTGTCCCTGCTGGACTGA
- a CDS encoding VOC family protein — translation MKQQAHFLTLSTPDLDAARAFYCDGLGWTALLDVPGEIIFFQVAPALVLGLFQADKFVADMEGTPADGRLGGLTLSHNVDSPTAVDAAVRRAVEAGGTLVKPPQTAAFGGYHGHFADPNGVVWEVCHNPGWRVDDAGKVHLGLVD, via the coding sequence ATGAAACAGCAAGCCCATTTCCTCACCCTGTCGACGCCCGATCTCGACGCCGCCCGCGCGTTCTACTGCGACGGGCTGGGCTGGACGGCGCTCCTCGACGTGCCCGGCGAGATCATCTTCTTCCAGGTGGCGCCCGCGCTGGTCCTCGGGCTCTTCCAGGCGGACAAGTTCGTCGCCGACATGGAGGGCACGCCGGCCGACGGCCGGCTCGGCGGTCTCACCCTGTCGCACAACGTGGACTCCCCCACCGCCGTCGACGCCGCCGTACGGCGTGCGGTCGAGGCGGGTGGCACGCTCGTCAAGCCCCCGCAGACCGCCGCCTTCGGCGGTTACCACGGCCACTTCGCCGACCCCAACGGCGTGGTCTGGGAGGTCTGCCACAACCCGGGCTGGCGCGTCGACGACGCGGGGAAAGTCCATCTCGGTCTCGTCGATTAA
- a CDS encoding helix-turn-helix domain-containing protein translates to MNGSDTAPPSGAFYREHRPVLPHPLVECSWEQRVDSDAFVQRVLPDACADLIVSTAGEATVVGPATSVQLPRLSGGERLRGLRLRTAAIGPALGLPAYELRDLQVPLRDLFPAREAGRIADQVRRGELPSFLDPGAREPRVERALGGLRRRARVGDIAEDLGMSSRHLRRLVLANTGLEPRTLSRIARFQCFLDLADHTAGPSLADLAARAGYADQAHLAREVRALSGLTPSALLAERRGAA, encoded by the coding sequence TTGAACGGATCGGACACGGCGCCCCCGTCGGGGGCGTTCTACCGTGAACACCGCCCGGTCCTGCCGCATCCGCTGGTGGAGTGCTCCTGGGAGCAACGCGTCGACTCCGACGCCTTCGTCCAGCGCGTCCTGCCGGACGCCTGCGCCGATCTGATCGTCTCCACGGCGGGGGAGGCGACCGTCGTCGGGCCGGCGACGTCGGTTCAGCTGCCCCGCCTTTCCGGCGGGGAACGCCTGCGCGGACTGCGCCTTCGCACCGCCGCCATCGGGCCGGCGCTCGGCCTGCCCGCGTACGAGCTCCGCGACCTCCAGGTGCCGCTGCGCGACCTGTTCCCGGCTCGCGAGGCGGGCCGGATCGCGGACCAGGTGCGGCGCGGCGAGCTCCCCTCCTTCCTGGATCCGGGTGCGCGTGAGCCGCGCGTCGAACGCGCTCTGGGCGGCCTCAGGCGGCGGGCCCGTGTCGGTGACATCGCCGAGGACCTCGGCATGTCGTCGCGGCACCTGCGCCGCCTGGTCCTGGCGAACACCGGGCTGGAGCCGCGCACTCTGTCGCGCATCGCGCGGTTCCAGTGCTTCCTCGACCTGGCCGACCACACCGCCGGGCCGTCCCTGGCGGATCTGGCGGCACGTGCCGGATACGCCGACCAGGCCCACCTGGCCCGTGAGGTGCGTGCCCTGTCCGGGCTGACGCCCTCCGCCCTCCTGGCCGAACGCCGCGGCGCCGCCTGA
- a CDS encoding LysR family transcriptional regulator, producing MNDIDLRQLRYFVAVAEERNFTRAASRLGMTQPALSRAISALEHSVGVPLLVRDHRDVRPTAAGRVLFDEARDLDDLVRAAVTRAVRAEQEAPCLRVTARGCEIEALDHLVRAYNTSHPGERPAEAVVINWQAQTDALRDGKVDVGLLRHPFDDRGLDSDVLWTEPRVALLPAGHALASRTVIDRAELAGETIATWPGTTEAETAHWTGTDLAPHDWRPGPALQDMSQLTANVRLARTIGFAPLSLVGDSPPAGVVAVPTEGLSGSRLHVAWASTATSPDIARFVRHAAAYVAEIWTV from the coding sequence GTGAACGACATCGACCTGCGGCAGCTGCGCTACTTCGTCGCGGTGGCCGAGGAACGCAACTTCACCCGGGCCGCGAGCCGGCTGGGCATGACACAGCCGGCGCTGTCCCGTGCGATCAGCGCGCTGGAGCACAGCGTCGGCGTCCCGCTGCTCGTCCGCGACCACCGTGACGTACGGCCGACCGCGGCCGGGCGGGTGCTCTTCGACGAGGCACGCGATCTGGACGATCTCGTACGGGCCGCGGTGACGCGGGCGGTACGGGCCGAACAGGAGGCCCCGTGCCTGCGCGTGACCGCACGCGGCTGCGAGATCGAGGCTCTGGACCACCTCGTACGTGCCTACAATACGAGCCATCCGGGAGAGCGGCCGGCGGAGGCCGTCGTCATCAACTGGCAGGCGCAGACCGACGCGCTACGCGACGGCAAGGTCGACGTGGGGCTCCTGCGCCATCCGTTCGACGACCGCGGGCTCGACAGCGACGTGCTGTGGACCGAGCCGCGCGTCGCCCTGCTGCCCGCCGGGCACGCTCTCGCCTCGCGTACGGTCATCGACCGCGCCGAGCTCGCCGGGGAGACCATCGCGACCTGGCCCGGCACCACCGAGGCGGAGACGGCCCACTGGACCGGCACCGACCTCGCCCCGCACGACTGGCGGCCCGGCCCGGCACTCCAGGACATGAGCCAGCTCACCGCGAACGTGCGGCTGGCGCGCACGATCGGCTTCGCTCCCCTGTCGCTGGTGGGCGACTCCCCGCCCGCCGGCGTCGTCGCGGTGCCCACCGAGGGCCTGTCCGGCAGCCGCCTCCACGTGGCATGGGCGAGCACGGCGACCTCTCCCGACATCGCGCGCTTCGTGCGGCACGCCGCCGCGTACGTCGCGGAGATCTGGACGGTCTGA